Proteins encoded by one window of Monoglobus pectinilyticus:
- a CDS encoding phage tail tape measure protein, whose translation MSGNLGELTVKFTGDASSLSSTISKVQSELSGMNAMSQKGVKSIAEQTRQMGGYDKIVAKSAESLKQKRSILAETEKAYKQNTKQLNENIKGLNGQKSAIGSLMTSKKAEIQALESANAGLNKNSQAYKDNVKAIQWTQNEYKGLQKQHDEVSKSILSNESALKRESAAYNSAKSAVSNASKQYESLAQNQKAIVNMEKALNLQDVGESWQKAGQSINAITKPIQLASVALAAGGVASAKFAIDFEDNFANVKKTVDGTPQQLQEVRQGIIDLSTTGIDGRNAIPQTTAQLTELAAAGGQLGIKTENIVGFTETMAQMGTATNLAGEQGAKTLARFMNVAGVSQDQVGNLGSSIVDLGNNFATTEAEIADMAMYMGSTGANVGISAQDVLAYSTALSSLGAEAASGGSAVSRIWMQMHQSVAEGGEDLETFAELSGKSSEEFKEQWNTDASGAFQDFLKGLSKTDDQISTLSNLGFNNIRDLQALQKLAGSSGIDLLADALEHSNTAWAEGTALQKEFNAKAETTASQVQITKNNLVEAARGIGETFLPTIKNVSGGIKDFAQNIANMSDDSKQRLINIGTGLIGMGAGAKVIAGTTKGIGNFVESLGKLGTVAPTVASVGRISLAAAAGIIAVTGAVALGTAAYHAYQNAQIDVVKVTGKLVQATKDSLKEYNKIQGYKTQAQQLEATIKTSTDTKEIEKAQKKLDELKAQVEQEYNVEITVNDNGFGGEFDKIEGKAKSDLLSNRADLQNQLNDSDFSKAIKNTEDFSSGLKEAENDVQRYSSALGEYKDLTSSFESAQKNLNEQLQSGSIDAEQYNNKMSELQKNYSSAQEKVRNAYGVSANDPVAGWLLDAERRVSEFSSKLDKSEAEVQQYKEGIQGVADVTSALVPKQLADGEFERALSGINTTLGDVKNYTKEMGYDDFARGITEQLTVAQQGLDNIYQVAQGSTEGIGNFFSDFVSNAELAGASSDDIAKSMANIGTSLMQNGADGNVVADIINSLNELPEDKTVAINAEGNGLEVIDKIGKEPVTQEVNQEVNEAETPEPEPVTQEVEQEVEPAPTEEPEPVTQEVQQEVEEAPTESPEPVTQEVKQEVEEAPNADFEPVTQTINLEVGEVPTPDNLVVKGKVDYELGTMPQVEPPTITGTANYNLGITPTSVPEVLGTANYNLGTAPTSAPDISGVANYKGNFPSSAPTLHGTVVYKAEIQGAPKAKGDKNFPGGMAMINDEKGTSDPRELVEYGGRGYIFEGRDVVLPLPEHAKIYTAKQTKQIMSGAGIPRYASGKNNEDWENAKSDREHIRKTSYNIIPAWEELEWLDQMKQKFASDAEVIKEIEEEIVNYTREMWSQNLESMEFALDMGWTSQEEYYNNLAVYRDENFAPDTQEWKDATLKLHKYSQQLIDDANKASKAYIDLHASINDWGEMGTSMGAVWQTVNQRNVQAAKNGLITWEDYFDTRLDYTEQFLDGYLNYSNDWIENEKEYNNMSAADTIAAVNRQKKEVQKYFEELGELTNEEKVAKIKIEAELDRKSYDAVRDKLSEWEDDADWTEKQAGVYGWEEIGENKLDFYQRKIDKYTQWSQDESLDPTKQQYARRQADEMKMKLYEATEDRYDEMLDMAKDRMDEVKDLLDDKLSALEESWEVEDRAEDKAETLSDIEKYKNAVTIEGKQKYQEALDKLKEIERDEQRYQIEQENNAIIKQMEAEYKALEDEKANILQQTKEANLKVASVVEPLEQSINANMDNMASRIEAAIKEIKPSITVTQNITSNINDGTDGILYHNKVLSKTVTAVGGQK comes from the coding sequence ATGAGCGGAAATTTAGGGGAATTAACTGTAAAATTTACGGGTGACGCGTCGTCATTAAGCTCCACTATATCAAAGGTGCAGTCAGAATTATCCGGTATGAATGCAATGTCGCAAAAAGGCGTAAAAAGCATTGCAGAGCAGACCCGGCAAATGGGCGGATATGATAAGATAGTCGCAAAGTCGGCCGAAAGCCTAAAGCAAAAGCGAAGTATATTAGCTGAAACGGAAAAAGCGTATAAGCAAAATACTAAACAGCTGAACGAAAATATAAAAGGGCTAAACGGTCAGAAATCGGCTATAGGCAGTCTTATGACTTCAAAAAAAGCTGAGATTCAGGCCTTAGAATCTGCCAATGCAGGACTGAATAAAAATAGTCAGGCGTATAAGGATAATGTTAAGGCAATCCAGTGGACACAAAATGAATATAAAGGATTGCAGAAACAGCACGATGAAGTATCAAAATCAATTCTGAGCAATGAAAGCGCATTGAAAAGAGAAAGTGCGGCGTATAATTCTGCAAAGTCAGCTGTTTCAAACGCAAGCAAACAGTATGAAAGTTTAGCTCAAAACCAAAAAGCTATTGTTAACATGGAAAAGGCTTTAAATCTACAAGATGTTGGGGAAAGCTGGCAAAAAGCAGGACAGAGCATTAACGCAATAACTAAGCCTATTCAGCTTGCAAGTGTTGCCCTTGCGGCCGGGGGTGTAGCTTCTGCTAAATTCGCGATAGATTTTGAAGATAATTTTGCAAATGTAAAAAAGACTGTAGATGGCACACCTCAGCAACTTCAAGAAGTAAGACAAGGTATAATAGATTTATCAACAACAGGAATAGACGGCAGAAACGCCATTCCGCAAACAACAGCACAGTTGACAGAACTTGCGGCCGCTGGCGGTCAGCTTGGTATTAAGACGGAAAATATCGTAGGTTTTACTGAAACTATGGCGCAAATGGGAACTGCGACTAATTTAGCAGGAGAACAAGGTGCAAAAACTCTTGCCCGGTTTATGAACGTGGCTGGTGTTTCGCAAGACCAGGTAGGAAATTTAGGCTCGTCAATAGTTGATTTGGGTAATAATTTCGCTACGACTGAGGCTGAAATAGCTGATATGGCTATGTATATGGGGTCTACAGGGGCGAATGTTGGTATATCAGCTCAGGACGTGCTAGCGTATTCGACAGCATTATCATCTTTAGGAGCAGAAGCCGCGTCGGGCGGTAGCGCAGTGTCCCGAATTTGGATGCAAATGCACCAGTCAGTAGCAGAGGGCGGAGAAGATTTAGAAACCTTTGCCGAGCTAAGCGGAAAGAGTTCAGAAGAATTCAAAGAACAATGGAACACAGACGCAAGCGGAGCGTTCCAGGACTTTTTGAAAGGGTTATCTAAGACAGACGACCAAATATCTACATTAAGCAATTTAGGATTTAACAATATAAGAGACCTTCAGGCGTTGCAGAAACTTGCAGGAAGCTCAGGTATAGATTTGTTGGCTGACGCATTAGAACATTCAAACACTGCATGGGCAGAGGGAACAGCACTGCAAAAAGAATTTAATGCTAAAGCAGAGACAACAGCAAGTCAAGTTCAAATTACTAAAAATAACTTGGTTGAAGCCGCACGGGGTATCGGGGAAACATTTTTGCCAACTATAAAGAATGTATCCGGCGGTATCAAAGATTTTGCTCAGAATATTGCTAATATGAGCGATGACAGTAAGCAAAGACTTATTAATATAGGTACCGGGCTTATTGGTATGGGTGCAGGCGCAAAAGTAATAGCCGGGACAACTAAAGGTATAGGAAATTTTGTTGAATCGTTGGGGAAATTAGGGACAGTAGCTCCTACGGTGGCTAGTGTGGGGCGTATAAGTCTTGCAGCGGCGGCTGGTATTATCGCGGTTACAGGTGCCGTTGCTTTAGGAACTGCCGCATATCACGCGTATCAAAATGCTCAGATAGATGTAGTAAAAGTTACTGGAAAACTAGTTCAAGCTACAAAAGACAGTCTAAAAGAATACAATAAAATTCAAGGATATAAGACACAGGCACAACAGCTTGAAGCCACGATAAAAACCTCGACGGACACAAAAGAGATTGAGAAAGCTCAAAAGAAACTTGATGAATTAAAGGCTCAGGTTGAACAAGAGTATAACGTTGAAATAACTGTAAATGATAATGGCTTTGGCGGTGAATTTGATAAGATAGAGGGGAAAGCTAAAAGCGATTTGCTAAGCAACCGTGCTGACCTTCAAAATCAGTTAAACGATAGTGATTTTAGTAAAGCTATTAAAAATACAGAAGATTTTTCCAGCGGTTTAAAAGAAGCGGAAAACGATGTGCAAAGATATTCAAGCGCGTTAGGAGAATATAAAGACCTCACCAGTAGTTTTGAAAGCGCACAAAAAAACCTTAATGAACAGCTTCAAAGCGGTTCTATAGATGCAGAACAATATAATAACAAAATGTCTGAACTGCAAAAGAATTATTCCAGTGCGCAGGAAAAAGTGCGTAATGCTTATGGTGTATCGGCAAATGACCCGGTGGCAGGCTGGCTGTTGGACGCAGAAAGAAGAGTTAGCGAGTTTTCATCTAAGCTGGATAAATCAGAAGCAGAGGTGCAGCAGTATAAAGAAGGTATACAAGGCGTTGCAGATGTAACAAGTGCCTTAGTGCCCAAGCAGCTTGCAGACGGTGAGTTTGAGCGCGCTTTAAGCGGAATAAATACGACTTTGGGCGATGTTAAAAATTATACCAAAGAAATGGGATATGACGACTTTGCAAGAGGTATAACAGAGCAATTGACTGTTGCACAGCAAGGTCTTGACAATATATATCAGGTAGCTCAAGGAAGCACAGAGGGAATAGGTAATTTCTTTTCTGATTTTGTTTCCAATGCTGAACTTGCAGGTGCAAGCTCTGATGATATAGCGAAATCAATGGCGAATATAGGTACATCTCTAATGCAAAATGGTGCGGATGGAAATGTTGTCGCTGATATAATAAACAGTCTTAACGAATTGCCCGAAGATAAAACAGTTGCCATAAATGCAGAGGGCAACGGACTGGAAGTTATAGACAAAATAGGCAAGGAACCAGTCACTCAAGAAGTGAATCAAGAAGTTAATGAAGCCGAAACGCCTGAACCCGAGCCTGTTACGCAGGAGGTCGAACAAGAAGTTGAGCCGGCTCCCACAGAAGAACCGGAGCCGGTAACTCAAGAGGTACAGCAAGAAGTTGAGGAAGCTCCAACAGAATCTCCTGAACCTGTTACTCAAGAAGTCAAGCAGGAAGTTGAGGAAGCTCCGAATGCTGACTTTGAGCCAGTTACCCAAACTATTAATTTAGAAGTTGGGGAAGTTCCAACCCCTGATAATTTAGTTGTAAAAGGTAAAGTAGACTATGAATTGGGAACAATGCCGCAAGTCGAACCGCCAACTATTACCGGAACGGCAAATTATAATTTGGGAATAACTCCAACTTCTGTGCCTGAAGTACTCGGAACAGCAAATTATAATTTAGGAACCGCACCAACATCAGCTCCTGATATTTCGGGTGTTGCTAACTATAAAGGTAATTTTCCGTCAAGTGCTCCGACACTTCACGGAACAGTTGTTTATAAGGCTGAAATTCAGGGTGCACCCAAAGCCAAAGGAGATAAAAATTTCCCAGGCGGTATGGCAATGATAAATGATGAAAAGGGAACATCAGACCCTAGGGAGCTTGTTGAATACGGCGGCAGGGGGTATATATTTGAGGGCAGGGACGTTGTACTGCCTTTGCCTGAGCACGCCAAAATTTACACTGCAAAGCAAACAAAACAAATAATGTCAGGCGCAGGAATCCCTCGTTATGCAAGCGGTAAAAATAACGAGGATTGGGAGAACGCTAAGTCTGACAGAGAACATATACGCAAAACCTCATACAACATAATACCGGCCTGGGAAGAGCTTGAATGGCTCGACCAAATGAAACAGAAATTTGCTTCTGATGCGGAAGTTATAAAAGAAATTGAGGAAGAAATAGTCAATTATACAAGAGAGATGTGGAGCCAAAACCTGGAATCAATGGAATTTGCGCTTGATATGGGCTGGACATCTCAGGAAGAATACTATAATAACCTTGCCGTATACCGTGATGAAAATTTCGCGCCCGACACGCAGGAATGGAAAGACGCAACGCTCAAGTTACATAAGTACAGTCAGCAGCTTATTGACGACGCAAATAAAGCTTCTAAGGCATATATTGATTTGCACGCCAGTATAAACGACTGGGGCGAAATGGGCACAAGTATGGGCGCTGTTTGGCAGACGGTTAATCAGCGTAATGTTCAGGCGGCAAAGAACGGATTAATCACCTGGGAAGATTATTTTGATACCAGGCTTGATTACACAGAGCAGTTTCTTGACGGTTATTTGAATTATTCCAACGACTGGATAGAAAACGAGAAAGAATATAACAATATGTCTGCGGCTGACACTATAGCGGCGGTTAATAGACAAAAGAAAGAAGTACAAAAATATTTTGAGGAACTCGGAGAACTAACCAATGAAGAAAAGGTAGCTAAAATTAAAATAGAAGCAGAGCTGGACAGAAAAAGTTATGACGCGGTCAGAGACAAATTGAGCGAATGGGAAGATGACGCAGACTGGACTGAGAAGCAAGCAGGGGTATATGGCTGGGAAGAAATTGGAGAAAATAAGCTTGATTTTTACCAGCGCAAAATAGATAAATATACACAATGGTCGCAAGATGAGAGCCTGGACCCGACTAAACAGCAATATGCTCGCCGTCAAGCTGACGAAATGAAGATGAAGCTGTACGAAGCCACAGAGGATAGATATGACGAAATGCTGGATATGGCTAAGGACCGTATGGACGAGGTCAAGGACTTGCTCGACGACAAGCTGTCAGCTCTGGAAGAATCCTGGGAAGTGGAAGATCGTGCAGAAGATAAGGCCGAAACCCTGTCAGACATTGAGAAATACAAGAATGCTGTAACGATAGAGGGCAAGCAAAAATATCAGGAAGCATTAGACAAACTCAAAGAGATAGAGCGAGACGAACAGCGTTATCAGATAGAGCAGGAAAATAATGCCATAATAAAGCAAATGGAAGCTGAATATAAGGCGCTTGAAGACGAAAAGGCAAATATATTACAGCAGACAAAAGAAGCAAATTTAAAAGTTGCCTCGGTGGTTGAACCGCTGGAACAGAGTATAAATGCTAATATGGATAATATGGCGAGCAGAATAGAAGCTGCCATTAAGGAAATAAAGCCGAGTATTACAGTAACACAGAATATTACCAGTAATATAAATGACGGCACTGACGGGATACTCTATCACAACAAAGTGCTGTCTAAAACGGTAACCGCTGTAGGGGGTCAAAAATGA
- a CDS encoding distal tail protein Dit — translation MRHGITFRGKHSNDVGVIVKTVGRPIIAPVRQIDEEVPYRDGNVDCSETGGRLYYDDKVLELDFYLISHDTVELQKNVTKVANWLAGGYGILIFDDMLSTVWIAKPVDLDDLTIELYKNGHTKIQFRCRPFNDWIHDSKGVPLDSNHSLDSDIPLGLGDENEIIYGAGATGLELDYCGSAPVRPVVIITPTTETNGFNLTINNSTISSTAAFKNPVTIDCANAVLPSGFSGDFFELKPEINKININCLSGNGQIILEYVPKLLYGDGF, via the coding sequence ATGAGACATGGAATAACATTTAGGGGTAAACACAGTAATGATGTTGGCGTAATCGTAAAGACCGTTGGGAGACCGATAATTGCGCCTGTAAGACAGATTGATGAGGAGGTGCCATACAGGGACGGAAATGTTGATTGCTCCGAGACAGGAGGGCGGTTATATTATGATGATAAAGTTTTGGAGCTTGACTTTTATTTAATTTCCCACGATACTGTTGAACTCCAAAAAAACGTAACAAAAGTCGCAAACTGGTTAGCCGGAGGATACGGGATACTTATATTTGACGACATGCTGAGCACAGTATGGATTGCAAAACCTGTTGACTTAGACGACTTAACAATTGAGCTATATAAAAACGGACACACCAAAATACAATTCAGGTGCAGACCGTTTAACGACTGGATACATGACAGTAAAGGAGTGCCGCTGGACAGTAACCATTCATTGGACAGCGATATACCTTTGGGATTGGGAGACGAAAACGAGATAATATACGGCGCAGGAGCAACAGGGCTTGAATTAGATTATTGCGGTTCTGCTCCTGTCAGACCCGTTGTTATTATAACGCCAACAACTGAGACTAACGGATTCAACCTGACGATTAACAACAGCACTATAAGCAGTACAGCAGCTTTTAAAAATCCTGTAACAATAGACTGTGCAAATGCTGTTCTGCCGAGTGGTTTTTCAGGTGATTTTTTTGAGCTGAAACCCGAAATAAATAAAATAAATATTAACTGTCTGAGCGGAAACGGTCAGATTATATTAGAATATGTACCTAAATTATTATATGGAGATGGATTTTAA
- a CDS encoding prophage endopeptidase tail family protein codes for MKFIAVYDKDATEYESDRLGFLENAKDVCIEQSINGDYELTFILPKGDKKWGLIDFERKVGYDGRIFRIKDIDDCTISASTLLQDACRTHVQYIGDMINTPANEIMEGIFSKTPYVTVLKKEEIEALGLEPVTDKIDFFEMSKTTPIACLNRLMETLKKYRVHSEVYIDNDKIGLVRQLGTKKDFVIDPRYNGCEIKPKISTYTLVTKLYPYGKDDLPLEGDKQYILSPNYDTLGEYEGFCNFDEVTDQEDLLLAAQTQFRADNPERIDVPKYAVNVKVLDLPGEINLGDIVTVNDINNGIKSNQRVITVKKYPYEPHKNSIVVGVPPINMIEAFSGMFTAHQYLRLAQNERNEYKTNTLEFMKKNEDVTVENNGEYQKIAQYETGAMFVSDDGKYAVALIDGKIKIGAADKSRDDGWNWIGVFGHGDGSDWATTYLYTNLITIMSQNGKLKIEDNLITMYDGNGTLRYQSGYDGHKYVFELYNEQGKRTAYMDDNGNLTICGVFMTGENGEARTVIDGNGIQSYDNNNKLHGLVVSKGLPDLSLYCNGQETFEIRNEGAGLITIMCDGSEIMSLDNIRCGLVGTWYYKGAEIVTKDDIERLQSQINTLKGI; via the coding sequence ATGAAATTTATTGCAGTGTACGATAAAGACGCAACAGAATATGAATCAGACAGGCTGGGATTTTTAGAAAATGCAAAAGATGTATGTATTGAACAGTCAATTAACGGAGATTATGAATTGACATTTATCCTGCCTAAAGGTGATAAAAAATGGGGATTGATTGACTTTGAGCGCAAGGTCGGGTATGACGGACGTATATTCAGGATTAAAGATATAGACGACTGCACAATATCAGCCTCAACGCTACTGCAGGACGCGTGCAGAACGCATGTGCAATACATAGGAGACATGATAAACACCCCGGCAAATGAGATTATGGAGGGTATTTTTTCAAAAACGCCGTATGTAACAGTTTTGAAAAAAGAAGAGATTGAAGCACTGGGGCTTGAACCTGTCACGGACAAAATAGACTTTTTTGAAATGTCAAAGACTACCCCTATAGCGTGTCTTAACAGGCTTATGGAAACGTTAAAAAAGTATAGAGTACACAGCGAAGTATATATTGATAATGACAAAATTGGCCTTGTAAGACAGCTGGGAACAAAGAAAGATTTTGTTATCGACCCTAGATATAACGGGTGTGAAATAAAGCCTAAAATATCAACTTATACATTAGTAACAAAGCTGTATCCATACGGTAAGGATGATTTACCGCTTGAGGGCGACAAGCAGTATATTTTAAGTCCTAACTATGATACATTGGGAGAATACGAAGGGTTCTGTAATTTTGATGAAGTAACCGACCAGGAAGATTTGTTGCTGGCGGCACAGACACAATTCAGGGCAGACAACCCGGAAAGAATAGACGTGCCTAAATATGCGGTAAATGTAAAAGTATTGGATTTGCCGGGAGAAATAAACCTAGGAGACATAGTGACGGTAAATGATATAAACAACGGAATCAAATCAAATCAAAGAGTTATAACGGTTAAAAAATACCCGTATGAGCCGCACAAAAATTCTATTGTTGTAGGAGTGCCGCCAATAAATATGATAGAAGCATTCAGCGGAATGTTCACAGCTCACCAATATTTAAGACTGGCGCAGAACGAAAGAAATGAATATAAGACAAACACACTTGAATTTATGAAGAAAAATGAAGATGTAACTGTTGAAAATAACGGAGAATATCAAAAAATAGCGCAGTATGAAACGGGAGCAATGTTCGTGTCGGACGACGGTAAATATGCAGTTGCTTTGATTGATGGGAAAATCAAGATTGGAGCAGCTGACAAAAGTCGTGACGACGGCTGGAACTGGATAGGAGTATTTGGACACGGTGACGGAAGCGATTGGGCAACGACATATCTATATACCAACTTAATCACAATAATGTCGCAAAATGGCAAACTTAAAATAGAGGATAATCTAATCACGATGTACGACGGAAATGGAACATTGCGCTATCAATCGGGCTACGACGGTCATAAATATGTATTTGAACTATATAATGAACAAGGAAAACGCACGGCGTATATGGACGACAACGGAAATTTAACAATTTGCGGTGTGTTTATGACGGGTGAAAATGGCGAAGCAAGAACCGTTATAGACGGCAATGGTATACAGAGTTATGATAATAATAATAAACTTCATGGGTTAGTGGTGAGTAAAGGTCTTCCGGATTTATCTTTATATTGCAATGGACAAGAAACTTTTGAAATCAGAAATGAAGGAGCGGGTCTAATAACGATAATGTGTGACGGTTCTGAGATTATGAGTTTAGACAACATTAGGTGTGGCTTAGTCGGTACATGGTATTATAAAGGAGCGGAAATTGTCACGAAAGATGATATAGAAAGATTGCAGTCGCAGATTAATACGCTGAAAGGTATATAA
- a CDS encoding Rha family transcriptional regulator, which translates to MQELQEKVQTLDSREVAKMVEKRHTDLIRTIENYRNYLDDSQNAKLRSDDFFTESSYRSGTGKKYKCYFITKKGCELIAHKMTGKKHIQFTAAYINKFHEMENKLNSNSSLPQPKAEEITPKYHNGEPVITIQDIVKLSDLNVNTIRYYVRRLERNKDYYLLEWEDLAKFKRNNPSIDKMISSLCVINRQGAEKLAQMIQGVPIQDCFKALPEPKKNKIFNLSSIKPLKYIVDDGIRFSSIINDCFKSWTQSLTWDDIKDVQGIMRERFSDLQKCMEVIDNITVSNDKQLLFFD; encoded by the coding sequence ATGCAAGAATTACAAGAAAAAGTACAAACTTTAGATAGTAGAGAAGTTGCAAAGATGGTTGAAAAGCGACATACAGATTTAATTAGGACTATTGAAAACTATCGAAATTACTTAGATGATAGTCAAAACGCAAAATTGCGTTCTGATGATTTTTTCACAGAAAGCAGCTACAGATCAGGCACAGGCAAGAAATATAAATGTTATTTTATAACAAAAAAGGGTTGTGAGCTGATAGCTCATAAAATGACTGGAAAGAAACATATACAATTCACAGCTGCATATATTAATAAATTTCACGAAATGGAAAATAAACTTAATAGTAATAGTAGCTTACCGCAACCTAAGGCAGAAGAAATAACACCCAAATATCACAATGGCGAACCGGTTATAACGATACAGGATATTGTAAAATTATCAGACCTAAACGTAAATACTATACGTTATTATGTTAGACGTCTTGAGCGTAATAAAGATTATTACTTATTAGAGTGGGAAGACTTGGCAAAGTTTAAGCGAAACAACCCTTCCATCGACAAAATGATTTCCAGCTTATGCGTTATCAATAGGCAAGGAGCTGAAAAACTTGCTCAGATGATACAGGGTGTACCTATACAGGATTGCTTTAAGGCTTTACCCGAGCCAAAAAAGAATAAAATATTCAACCTTTCATCGATTAAGCCGTTAAAATACATAGTTGATGATGGGATACGTTTTTCAAGTATTATTAATGATTGTTTTAAAAGCTGGACACAAAGTCTTACATGGGATGACATCAAAGATGTACAAGGAATAATGCGTGAACGTTTTAGTGATTTGCAAAAATGTATGGAAGTGATTGACAATATTACTGTTAGTAATGATAAGCAATTATTGTTTTTTGATTGA
- a CDS encoding peptidase G2 autoproteolytic cleavage domain-containing protein has translation MATKILGMTALTKLVDKTKKYVNDKKLINVMEGTSAEGGYSAVIGGQGVVPGVCSVSLGGYSNAVNGERAVAIGGWSLLCNGYNTVCGKNNLEPTAGYHSHNNGDGFIVGNGTLSSRSNAFRAAYSGDVYAMKSINGTGADYAELREWSDGNPDNEDRCGLFVCFDGEKIRLANSEDPKDLLGVISGNPCIVGNNYDDQWSGKYKKDVFGRLLTEHVTWEEERDDNGNIITPAGEGDVYILSEDYDPSQSYIPRKDRPEWGYMGTHGELVVIDDGTCEAKGRCKPNNEAKATAAEDGFYVLERIDDNHIKIFVR, from the coding sequence ATGGCGACAAAGATTTTAGGAATGACAGCACTGACAAAGCTAGTAGATAAGACAAAAAAGTATGTCAACGATAAAAAGCTGATAAATGTGATGGAGGGGACAAGTGCAGAAGGCGGCTACTCTGCTGTCATAGGAGGACAAGGGGTGGTCCCCGGAGTTTGTTCAGTATCATTAGGCGGTTATTCGAATGCTGTAAATGGTGAGAGAGCGGTTGCGATAGGCGGATGGTCTCTGCTCTGCAACGGCTACAACACTGTGTGCGGTAAAAATAATTTAGAACCAACAGCCGGATATCATTCTCATAATAACGGCGACGGATTTATAGTTGGAAACGGGACTTTAAGTTCCCGTTCCAACGCTTTTCGTGCGGCGTACAGCGGTGATGTGTATGCGATGAAGTCAATAAACGGAACAGGAGCCGACTATGCGGAGCTTAGAGAATGGTCAGACGGAAATCCTGATAATGAGGACAGATGCGGACTGTTTGTATGCTTTGACGGTGAGAAGATACGGCTTGCAAATTCAGAAGACCCAAAAGACTTACTCGGAGTTATATCAGGAAATCCATGTATAGTTGGAAACAACTATGATGACCAGTGGAGCGGAAAATATAAGAAGGATGTATTTGGCCGGTTGCTGACTGAGCATGTAACGTGGGAAGAGGAAAGGGATGATAATGGCAATATTATAACACCTGCAGGCGAAGGAGATGTATATATTTTATCGGAAGACTATGACCCTTCACAAAGTTACATACCGAGAAAAGACCGCCCGGAATGGGGATATATGGGAACGCATGGAGAACTGGTTGTTATAGATGACGGCACATGTGAAGCAAAAGGCCGATGCAAACCGAATAATGAGGCAAAAGCAACGGCAGCAGAAGACGGTTTTTACGTGCTTGAGCGGATAGATGATAACCATATTAAAATATTTGTGAGATAG
- a CDS encoding phage holin gives MNNVTTGTIARTIVLILALANQVLAMCGKQVLNIADDDIYQTVSLLFTIGASAAAWWKNNSFSVNAINADKYLNKLKKNESEEK, from the coding sequence ATGAATAATGTAACTACAGGAACAATAGCAAGAACCATAGTATTAATATTAGCACTAGCAAATCAAGTATTGGCTATGTGCGGTAAGCAGGTGCTTAATATTGCAGACGATGATATATATCAGACGGTCAGCCTATTATTTACAATTGGTGCGTCTGCTGCAGCATGGTGGAAGAATAATTCATTTTCAGTTAATGCTATAAATGCAGATAAATATTTAAATAAACTTAAAAAGAATGAAAGTGAGGAAAAATAA
- a CDS encoding crAss001_48 related protein — protein MKLSQTIELMNSSDYKDRFKAEYYQTKIRYDKLHKMIVKYEAGTLNFTPSSSLELLKKQKSFMGSYINSLEIRAEIEGINLFESEK, from the coding sequence ATGAAATTAAGTCAAACAATAGAACTGATGAATAGTTCTGATTACAAGGATAGATTTAAAGCTGAATACTATCAGACAAAAATCCGATATGATAAGCTTCATAAAATGATAGTTAAATACGAGGCTGGAACTTTAAACTTTACACCATCAAGCAGTCTTGAATTGCTTAAAAAACAAAAGTCATTTATGGGCAGTTACATAAATAGTCTTGAAATTAGAGCAGAAATTGAAGGTATAAATTTGTTTGAAAGCGAGAAATGA